The Toxoplasma gondii ME49 chromosome XII, whole genome shotgun sequence genome includes a region encoding these proteins:
- a CDS encoding hypothetical protein (encoded by transcript TGME49_250050~Signal peptide predicted by SignalP 2.0 HMM (probability 0.885) with cleavage site probability 0.496 at residue 32) has protein sequence MQARLSLRPALVCLLRLCPCLLLLFSPPSSAALFFCPDFSESCRRRSVFSISSARSPNAFLPPLHPVHSAQIRRPFGCPPSALPRSHALLSVSLPQSLSVFFLTSAANTAGSVSPPFFSSPPQASSPFPRSPPVLAGSLSQASLLPSRPSSPPCSCSLSPFSLPLRLRPKRLSRLLPLLCRWRSAREEGATVGERERDERRARGRADVVGCSCISRSNVEGDRASARLSLSDVDSRERTTNQANRKAEEGEAGEEGEDEREKGKHGGEEQEDGGRNASHRNKGRELDEFDRRGRAEAEQAERENEYLRGETTARSTANSPQGEAKQDRDVFVCAQDESCRGVETLRENVDHSLSSSVEDVNGFFLRASAAACMGRHLVLPLSFEVLEALQRTEAGLFRGEGQETLQAYPCKRRSCSAVRSSPSSDVSDSGCVGGKRKGDSRERQDDEKAEDAKNEGEGRCRCSLSRQKELVAERREGVECLKSAGDTASSSPALTAVSLFVSTAGASLGSSLGEKRRICVLLPQSRERAGKNRRLARESDAEATTERTANECEGCATVEEVSGKQRSEGIGGAFEALMRGGLSSIFSHEGLEVECCALTELRQRVLSALSAQSRHPSRLSFCPCKRMAREANAESEKGQRSRQRDGDEEQDRQRSDDHTEKEGDRDDSDGALKQKKEKAKTERGVATLNTSCRSEEGKRKREGEEQEREGETQGNEGEKQQEEPKNHFVLVVPVRHSGLPPGAWRLPKRGIEKSLRKRRVSNSAFCEHSLECLFPDASSSLNFGDELEETLHLLALWRRRRETARPAKESARVPKPRVEAAEIQRGEAKGKDGKEEGRDGQKEGEGQKEGEGQEEGEGQKEDREDEDENQKKGETEGGKEGNEEEIVHEDLQRNENECSHVRGRKRREGEPVEGLRETSFSVVLLLLPSNDICGGSARGMEWRQDEIQATKEWLSRCLEVSDLNSIRVLSSPSFSSFVEGNASSLSSCPSPSVTSFVEAPLAAAAEKAKANCPDSSAQLRGGVEGKAQNECEVGEISPHSQLPPKRKTNSEEKRETPREGKDFLEAAPPLERLREASLTYQRAASLLFSYPSFLQGQEDEMRRALYNTSLFRLWVVRQQARRLHPVDSVSRQREVAALRRRLTTGGYSWRFDTEDAAASSSREPFPSLFSAGRSSGDTTKDATQRPLDPDGAGATAPFPGCAYAASRLGGKRSSSRAGSVASFLSCFGSSPESSSSVEGPQRREERRELNGEREGDSRECVDGGGGVDTEPTDETAVESEKGTNEAVGDRPSRTALREGPESSESRIVQLAEDAAKRAQAAELFAADLHALPLSRLLVEREAKEKIRQEVRRLAAVEMKYHFYRAEVCAMHAYFMRRFSPSLQAGEVARAAGSEARNQREASEAARQEGEEDGEEGGKGGGDGEEAERETGHREREKEEREEQNGEEDGGARDPVGRSEGVLVSIPKTKRRSLEGNEEAANAPDPPRSVWRFQTKSLTGLRAERERTSADPDEDSHAKSASRNEAEPPQEEEVAEVLRQRERLSVAQDFLRGLRGVRRETGVSREETDEEFGGFETRQTEAVERLLRLYSKRNLGSRESVVRQVRLFNLRFGPCKENPLETLRRLTRVFFLASASSPPIAAGSADVSAFPSSCFPSECFASAPHESTPFLPCQDSSSFASSLARSQTANRSSSPPPSSLQPPPVSPTPSAFSSFSPSSSRPELRGDVSSASACSLSQKSHDDRDACLSASAASRPCMRPGTPPGCPWAHASRLAVWLSHCMRLQVINALWLLQVLQERRLLASEVSLGTFAAVVYAVTEPLWLGKALRLFFARHRRTACVYSSSTDAVAGRKFHEVVGASTRTRRKREELKRRETRLEAARRKEHEGLFQSLSRGREKSLFRSSPQLRALLTGLRKPRHKLLHLQTKCGVDIAVPLARRAAAACVENCMQIAACRGSQLPFGESEESLCRDWPAPGAAARSETAAQGGKQPSASPPRESFCRSESDAHASSTLSVGACKPPFPASPSAEAGPPSQVSFQLKRVAGENNASHAGRRATGPTGTVASPQETLPGVLTAEEGGARLTGSFGRVGCGHFVEQSYFEEPACACAAELRKAILRHAVQVLTQVAHLPPEDGGVPAAAIEKARRAAECLSSVF, from the exons ATGCAGGCTcgactgtctcttcgtcctgctctcgtctgccttcttcgcctttgtcCTTGTCTCTTGCTGCTCTTCAGTCccccttcctctgctgctctcttcttctgtccggACTTCTCCGAAAGCTGCCGACGacgttctgtcttctctaTCTCGTCTGCGCGCTCCCcaaacgcgtttcttcctcctcttcatcccGTTCACTCGGCGCAAATCCGCAGACCTTTTGGTTGCccgccttctgctcttccgcGGTCTCACGCGTtgctctccgtttccttgcCACAatcgctttctgtcttctttctgacGTCAGCCGCAAACACTGCCGGGAGTGTATCTCCcccttttttttcctcccctcctcaggcttcttctccgtttcctcgctctcctcccgTCCTTGccggttctctctctcaggcttctctcctcccgtcgcgtccttcctctccgccctgttcctgctctctctctcctttctctctgcctctgagGTTGCGGCCTAAGAGGCTTTCTCGCCTGttgcctctcctctgccgctGGCGAAgtgcaagagaagaaggagcgacggtaggagagagagagagagacgagcggAGAGCACGAGGTCGAGCGGATGTTGTCGGGTGCTCCTGCATCTCACGGAGTAATGTGGAGGGTGACCGAGCGTCTGCGAGACTCAGTCTCAGCGACGTCgactccagagagagaaccacGAACCAAGCGAACcggaaggcagaagaaggagaagcaggagaagaaggtgaggacgaaagagaaaaagggaagcatggtggagaagaacaagaagatgGAGGTCGAAACGCGAGTCATCGGAATAAAGGCAGAGAATTAGACGAATTCGACAGGCGAGGACgtgcagaagcagaacaagcagagagagaaaacgagtaTCTTCGAGGAGAAACAACAGCAAGATCAACTGCGAATTCCCCGCAGGGGGAAGCGaagcaagacagagacgtTTTTGTTTGTGCACAAGACGAGTCTTGCCGTGGTGTCGAGACGCTCAGAGAGAATGTCGACcattctctttcttcgtccgTTGAAGATGTAAACGGTTTTTTTCTCCGggcctctgctgctgcatgcatgggGCGGCACTTGGTTCTCCCGCTTTCGTTTGAAGTTTTGGAAGCGCTGCAACGAACCGAAGCAGGTCTTTTCCGCGGGGAAGGACAGGAGACGCTCCAAGCATATCCATGCAAAAGGCGTTCCTGCTCTGCTGTGCGTTCGTCGCCTAGCTCTGACGTAAGCGACAGCGGGTGCGTAGGAGGTAAACGGAAGGGGGACTCGCGCGAACGCCAGgacgacgagaaagcagaagacgcgaagaatgaaggagagggacgttgtcgctgctctctttctcgtcaaAAAGAGCTCgtcgcagagaggcgagaaggagtgGAATGCCTGAAAAGCGCAGGTGAcactgcttcctcgtctccggcCCTCACGGCAGTGAGTTTGTTCGTCTCCACCGCAGGGGCTTCGCTCGGGTCTTCTctcggagagaaacgcaggatCTGCGTGCTTCTCCCGCAATCCCGGGAGCGCGCCggaaagaacagaagacTTGCAAGGGAAAGCGATGCGGAGGCGACGACGGAAAGGACGGCGAATGAGTGTGAAGGCTGTGCGACAGTGGAAGAGGTATCAGGGAAGCAGCGATCTGAAGGGATAGGTGGAGCCTTTGAAGCCTTGATGAGAGGAGGTCTTTCATCCATTTTTTCGCATGAAGGCTTAGAGGTCGAATGCTGTGCTCTCACGGAGCTGCGACAGCGCGTCTTGTCGGCACTCAGTGCGCAGAGCAGACACCCGAGCCGTCTGTCGTTCTGTCCCTGCAAACGCatggcgagagaagcgaacgcggAAAGTGAGAAGGgccagcgaagcagacagcgagacggcgacgaggaacAAGACAGACAACGCTCAGACGATCAcaccgagaaggaaggagacagagacgactcAGACGGGGCATTGAaacaaaagaaggaaaaagccAAGACAGAGCGAGGCGTAGCTACACTCAACACGAGCTGTCGatctgaagaaggaaagcgaaaaagagaaggagaggagcaagaacgagaaggagagacacaaggaaacgaaggagagaagcagcaggaagaACCGAAAAATCACTTTGTTCTTGTCGTTCCTGTGCGACACAGTGGCTTGCCGCCGGGTGCCTGGAGGCTGCCGAAGCGCGGCATCGAAAAGAGTTTGCGGAAACGACGAGTTTCGAACTCCGCGTTTTGTGAACACTCTCTGGAGTGTCTCTTCCCCGacgcgtcgtcttctctgaaCTTCGGAGACGAACTGGAGGAGACTCTCCACCTCCTCGCCCTCTGGCGTCGTCGACGCGAAACGGCGCGACCGGCGAAGGAATCTGCCCGCGTTCCGAAGCCGCGAGTAGAGGCGGCAGAGATACAACGAGGAGAGGCAAAGGGGAAAGatggaaaagaggaaggaagagacggacagaaagaaggagaaggacagaaggaaggagaaggacaggaagaaggagaaggacagaaagaagacagagaagacgaagacgaaaaccagaagaaaggagaaacggagggagggaaagaaggaaatgaAGAGGAAATAGTTCACGAAGATCTCCAACGGAACGAGAACGAATGCAGTCACGTCAGaggcaggaaacgaagagagggagaaccgGTCGAGGGTCTGAGGGAGACGAGCTTCAGTGTcgtcctgctgctgcttccctCGAACGATATTTGTGGCGGCAGCGCGAGAGGCATGgagtggagacaggacgAAATTCAAGCGACGAAGGAGTG GCTTTCGCGTTGTTTGGAAGTGTCAGACTTGAATTCAATCAGAgtcctttcgtctccctcgttttcttcgtttgtcgAAGGAaacgcttcgtctctctcgtcttgtcCTTCTCCATCTGTGACTTCCTTCGTCGAGGCGCCGCTCGCCGCGGCagccgagaaggcgaaagctAACTGTCCGGACTCGTCTGCTCAGTTGCGTGGTGGAGTCGAGGGGAAGGCGCAGAACGAGTGCGAAGTCGGCGAGATCTCTCCGCATTCGCAGCTTCCaccgaaaagaaagacaaactcggaggagaaaagagaaacgccgagGGAAGGCAAAGACTTCCTCGAGGCTGCACCGCCTCTGGAGCGTCTCCGCGAAGCCTCACTCACCTATCAGAGGGCGGCCAGTCTCCTATTCTCTTATCCAAGTTTTCTTCAAGGGCAAGAAGACGAGATGCGTCGCGCCCTTTACAAtacttctctttttcgtctctgg GTAGTTCGCCAGCAAGCCAGGCGTCTCCACCCCGTCGACAGCGTCagccgacagagagaagttGCAGCTCTGCGTCGGCGCCTGACCACCGGGGGATATTCCTGGAGATTcgacacagaagacgcggCAGCGTCGAGTTCGCGAGAACCGTTTCCCTCACTGTTCTCTGCTGGACGGTCTTCGGGAGACACGACGAAGGATGCGACACAGCGACCTCTCGACCCAGACGGCGCCGGAGCCACCGCGCCGTTCCCCGGGTGCGCGTACGCCGCGTCTCGACTCGGGGGGAAGCGGAGCTCGTCGCGCGCAGGCagcgtcgcttctttcctttcttgtttcgGTAGCTCACCAGAGAGCTCATCTTCTGTTGAAGGtccacagaggagagaagagagaagagaactgaatggggagagagaaggcgacagcagGGAGTGCGTCGACGGCGGCGGTGGTGTGGACACAGAGCCAACGGACGAGACGGCcgtggagagcgagaaaggaacaaACGAAGCCGTGGGTGACAGGCCGAGCAGAACTGCCTTGAGAGAAGGTCCAGAGAGCAGCGAGTCGCGGATTGTTCAGCTCGCTGAAGACGCAGCGAAACGAGCACAGGCTGCTGAACTCTTCGCTGCAgatttgcatgcacttcCGCTGTCGAGGTTGCTGGTGGAacgggaagcgaaggaaaagattCGCCAGGAAGTTCGCAGACTGGCAGCTGTGGAGATGAAGTACCATTTCTACAGGGCCGAAGTGTgcgcgatgcatgcatactTCATGCgacgcttctcgccttctctccaggcCGGCGAAGTGGCGAGGGCAGCAGGCAGCGAGGCGCGGAATcagcgagaagcgagcgaagcagcgagacaagagggagaggaagacggagaagaaggaggcaagggagggggagacggagaagaggcggagagagaaaccggacatcgagagagagaaaaagaagaaagagaagagcaaaacggagaagaagacggcggagCGAGAGACCCAGTCGGCAGGTCTGAGGGAGTTCTGGTTTCGATTCCaaagacgaaacgcagaagtTTAGAGGGCAACGAAGAAGCCGCAAACGCTCCAGATCCGCCTCGGAGTGTTTGGAGGTTCCAGACGAAATCGTTAACTGGTCTTCGCGCGGAAAGAGAGCGAACTTCTGCAGATCCTGACGAAGACTCGCATGCCAAGTCTGCAAGTCGAAACGAGGCAGAGCCACCCCAGGAGGAGGAGGTTGCGGAGGTTTTGAGGCAGCGCGAGCGTCTCAGCGTCGCTCAGGACTTTCTGCGGGGGCTTCGTGGAGtgcggcgagagacaggagtctcgagagaggagaccgaCGAAGAGTTTGGCGGTTTCGAGACCCGGCAAACAGAAGCAGTCGAGCGCCTCTTGCGTCTTTACTCAAAGCGAAATCTG gggtcgagagagagcgtcGTTCGCCAAGTGCGATTGTTTAATCTTCGCTTCGGGCCATGCAAAGAAAATCCGCTCGAGACACTCAGACGCCTTACACG agtctttttcctcgcctctgcgtcgtcgcctcctATCGCAGCCGGCAGCGCGgatgtctctgcgtttccttcttcttgttttccgtCGGAATGTTTTGCTTCTGCTCCGCACGAGAGCACACCGTTTCTTCCTTGCCaagactcttcttcctttgcgtcttctcttgcgAGATCACAAACAGCGAACCgatcttcttcgcctcctccgtcttccctGCAGCCGCCTCCTGTGTCTCCAACTCCCtccgcgttctcctccttcagTCCCTCCAGCTCGCGACCTGAGCTCCGAGGTGACGTCTCCTCCGCTAGcgcttgctctctctcgcagaagTCGCATGACGACCGCGACGCTTGCCTGTCCGCCTCTGCGGCAAGTCGCCCCTGTATGCGCCCAGGCACGCCGCCAGGCTGTCCCtgggcgcatgcgtctcgcctcgccgTGTGGCTGtctcactgcatgcgtctgcaaGTGATCAATGCTCTCTGGCTGCTGCAGGTCCTCCAGgagcgtcgccttctcgcttcagAGGTGTCTCTCGGAACCTTTGCCGCTGTTGTCTACGCCGTCACGGAGCCCCTGTGGCTCGGGAAGGCTCtgcggctcttcttcgctcggcACAgacgaactgcatgcgtgtacAGTTCGAGCACGGATGCAGTCGCCGGCCGCAAGTTCCATGAGGTGGTAGGCGCCTCGACGCGGACGCGGCGGAAGCGCGAAGAActgaaacgcagagagacgcgcttGGAAGCCGCCAGGCGAAAGGAGCATGAAGGTCTCTTTCAAAGCTTGTCGAGAGGTCGTGAAAAATCGCTTTTCAGAAGTTCTCCGCAGCTGCGCGCGCTCCTGACAGGTCTGAGGAAGCCCCGCCACAAGCTTCTCCATCTCCAAACCAA ATGTGGGGTCGACATCGCCGTCCCCCTCGCGCGCCGCGCCGCGGCTGCATGTGTggagaactgcatgcagatcgctgcatgcaggggcTCTCAGTTGCCTTTcggggagagcgaggagtCGCTGTGCCGCGACTGGCCAGCGCCAGGGGCAGCTGCGCGCTCCGAGACTGCCGCGCAAGGAGGGAAGCAGCCATCCGCTTCACCACCTCGAGAATCGTTTTGCCgaagcgagagcgacgctCACGCGTCTTCGACACTCTCCGtcggtgcatgcaagccTCCCTTCCCCGCCAGCCCTTCCGCAGAAGCAGGTCCGCCTTCTCAGGTATCTTTCCAGTTGAAGAGAGTGGCTGGGGAGAACAACGCATCACACGCAGGTCGGAGGGCGACAGGGCCAACCGGCACCGTTGCCTCCCCGCAGGAAACGCTCCCAGGTGTCCTGACagccgaggaaggcggcgcgcGCCTCACGGGCAGTTTTGGGAGGGTCGGATGCGGCCATTTCGTGGAGCAGTCGTATTTTGAGgaacctgcatgcgcctgtgCAGCAGAGTTGAGGAAAGCGATACTTCGGCATGCAGTCCAAGTGCTCACGCAGGTTGCTCACCTGCCTCCAGAGGATGGCGGCGTTCCCGCAGCCGCCATCGAGAAAGCGCGAAGAGCCGCTGAATGTTTGTCTTCAGTGTTTTGA
- a CDS encoding hypothetical protein (encoded by transcript TGME49_250090) → MATRSCFFGDRRSVTSSFFSKQFRPFEVGLSSSSSAGDAAVTHVILRCRPTAPRRCSAVGVPVKLSDLGRLSSSTSRSCYSAASRESASLGPPGEAPLHAGSSHAESSSVARWTPSLLAAFSVNAHRALSPFSSHTASLFAVSRRFSRRFHSSRSCHTSASLSVSPISSVFRSSESFPALGRLCWTRASSSISRHGSRRWVSASLSVFCKTAHSGSLGESGCIYSRAPALLLFPNAYKLLPGQAKSRSFSLACTSRANGADNGREDGRASGSLSYQESPKPRIPTLCLGVSVHRDVIGYALIQPKNSWLPLKVGFIDPAGVPQSLPDQAAEVAGVLLALRDQQHRLLSCEGEPEETAARHRSHQPPSWRERDEMAGAAEEGRPIASKGTNPQKRCFWIVGIEEALRVPQSFREATRAAALQQLKGAISADLLKIFSVSTVVPVEPKQARAALARVAGIPLGSRQETLSWLSEQVPSFPSRLRREEAALTMADAWLVAVHAQRTVEAMRLRERLRSVLTAESGKQFLKDCGAAQVKARVSPVPPHLMKLADTLRVPSGRVAALRQAAAEAPDVRTRRELLQVLKSRQEIELTQAIERHLDAQYQSARGRFLAPGQPRVPPQQTDVISAVERSGWRAAGGSRISGVQTPDGASRDGTQDAVSAVNVADEEWQKGRRVLGGDRELESAERGASTRTWREEESVFEAPAEAGFPREETWRQATDGSGRSEGQASLEVVAAGVAAANAKLQAARAHRGLHEVGGDESPRSKDRNTADLAPSVGPHEGKTDACEANTVRKVCGTSPINPYLPPRHKATLGRRKR, encoded by the exons ATGGCGACCCGCAGCTGTTTcttcggagacaggcgcagcGTGACCTCTTCATTTTTCTCTAAGCAGTTTCGTCCTTTCGAAGTTgggctctcttcttcgtcttcggctGGTGATGCTGCAGTGACACACGTAATTCTTCGGTGTCGACCCACCGCTCCACGCCGCTGCTCTGCTGTAGGCGTTCCCGTTAAACTGTCTGATCTCGGTCGCCTCTCTTCATCGACTTCTCGCTCGTGCTattctgctgcttcgcgcGAATCTGCCTCTCTTGGACCTCCCGGAGAAGCGCCGCTTCATGCCGGTTCCAGTCACGCTGAGTCTTCGTCGGTCGCCAGGTGGACACCTTCTTTGTTGGCGGCATTTTCGGTTAATGCTCACAGAgcgctctctcctttctcttcacaCACAGCTTCGCTTTTTGCGGTGTCTCGCCGTTTCTCGCGGAGGTTTCACTCTTCTCGATCGTGTCAcacctctgcgtctctttctgtgtctcctatttcttctgtgtttcgctCTTCCGAATCTTTCCCTGCCCTGGGGCGACTGTGTTGGACTCGTGCTTCCTCGTCTATAAGCCGACACGGTTCGCGGCGGTGGGTctcagcctctctctctgtcttctgcaaGACTGCGCACTCCGGTTCTCTAGGGGAGTCAGGGTGTATATACAGCAGGGCACCTGCCTTGCTGCTGTTTCCCAATGCATACAAGCTCCTTCCAGGCCAGGCGAAATCTCGCAGCTTCTCGCTTGCCTGCACAAGCCGCGCGAATGGGGCGGACaatgggagagaagacgggagagcgTCTGGGTCGCTGAGCTACCAGGAGTCGCCGAAACCTCGGATCCCCACGCTCTGCCtcggggtgtctgtacaccgcgATGTTATTGGCTATGCTCTCATTCAA CCCAAGAACTCTTGGTTGCCCTTGAAGGTAGGCTTCATCGATCCAGCTGGAGTCCCACAGAGTTTGCCTGACCAGGCGGCGGAGGTCGCTGGAGTTCTCTTGGCGCTGCGCGACCAGCAGCATCGTCTCCTTTCGTGTGAGGGCGAGCCTGAAGAGACTGCTGCGCGTCATCGTTCTCATCAGCCTCCGAgctggcgagagagagacgagatgGCAGGAGCTgctgaggaaggaaggcCGATCGCAAGCAAGGGGACAAATCCACAGAAGCGATGCTTCTGGATCGTCGGGATCGAGGAGGCCTTGCGGGTCCCCCAGAGCTTCCGAGAAGCGACACGGGCGGCCGCCTTGCAGCAGTTGAAGGGGGCGATTTCTGCGGATCTTTTGAAgattttctctgtctccactgtcgtGCCAGTCGAGCCGAAACAAGCGCGAGCCGCTCTCG CCCGCGTTGCTGGCATTCCTCTTGGTTCAAGACAGGAGACGCTCTCCTGGTTGTCAGAGCAG GTTCCCTCGTTTCCcagccgccttcgccgcgaagaagccgccCTGACGATGGCCGACGCGTGGCTCGtcgccgtgcatgcacag CGAACTGTAGAGGCGATGCGCCTCCGAGAACGACTCCGGAGTGTCCTTACAGCTGAGTCTGGCAAGCAGTTCCTCAAAGACTGCGGAGCGGCGCAGGTCAAGGCGCGAGTGTCCCCGGTGCCGCCTCACCTCATGAAGCTTGCGGACACCCTTCGAGTGCCATCAGGCCGCGTGGCCGCTCTTCGACAGGCTGCAGCGGAGGCTCCCGACGTGCGCACGC GGCGGGAGCTGCTGCAGGTGTTGAAGAGTCGGCAAGAGATCGAACTCACTCAAGCGATTGAAAGACACCTCGATGCGCAGTACCAATCCGCCCGCGGGCGTTTTCTGGCGCCCGGCCAGCCGCGCGTTCCGCCGCAGCAAACCGATGTCATAAGCGCCGTAGAGCGGAGTGGCTGGAGGGCGGCGGGAGGCTCGCGAATCTCGGGCGTACAGACACCGGACGGCGCGAGTCGAGATGGCACCCAGGATGCGGTTTCGGCGGTGAACGTCGCAGACGAAGAGTGGCAAAAGGGGCGTCGGGTATTGGGAGGTGATCGAGAACTGGAGAGTGCGGAACGCGGGGCGTCCACGCGGacctggagagaggaggagtcAGTTTTCGAGGCGCCGGCTGAGGCGGGGTTtccgcgagaggagacgtggagacaggcgaccgATGGAAGTGGCAGAAGCGAGGGACAAGCCAGTCTTGAAGTGGTCGCGGCCGGAGTAGCTGCAGCGAATGCCAAGCTGCAGGCAGCAAGAGCTCACAGAGGACTCCACGAGGTGGGCGGAGACGAGAGTCCGCGATCGAAGGACCGTAACACGGCTGATTTAGCGCCGAGTGTCGGACCGCACGAGGGGAAGACAGACGCGTGTGAGGCAAACACCGTGAGGAAAGTCTGCGGAACCAGTCCGATCAATCCGTATTTGCCTCCCCGCCACAAAGCGACTttaggaaggagaaaacggtgA
- a CDS encoding hypothetical protein (encoded by transcript TGME49_250080), whose protein sequence is MCAWVSEYLVHRGERLLCFSVCKDLQRISVSGTSVRQRRRQVRARASEVQRKTETSHSRRKQKTKATEGRERERRDSGDRVKRREEKTKTRKKLTGQRLKKALRRKDEEVTRRNEREEGSPETAEKSDKGETEREADAFLRRERKSTCLGAKKTRRGVSLLQRVEPRPQHRGAAEREAAPLGRQSP, encoded by the coding sequence ATGTGTGCGTGGGTATCGGAGTACCTGGTACATAGGGGTGAAAgacttctctgcttttcggTTTGTAAGGATTTGCAGAGAATCTCCGTGTCTGGAACTTCAGTgcggcagaggaggagacaagtGAGAGCACGGGCGTCCGAAGTCCAGAGGAAGACCGAGACAAGCCACTcgaggaggaaacagaagacgaaggcgacagaaggccgggagagagagaggcgggactcgggagacagagtgaagaggagagaggagaagacgaaaacgagaaagaaactgaCCGGgcagagactgaagaaggcgctgcggcgcaaggacgaggaagtgacgagaagaaacgaaagagaggaagggagcccagagacggcagaaaagagcgacaagggggagacagagagagaggcagacgcgtttctccggCGCGAACGCAAGAGCACTTGTCTTGGAGcaaaaaagacaaggagaggaGTTTCACTCCTCCAACGAGTGGAGCCCCGGCCGCAGCACCGAGGTGCCGCCGAGCGTGAGGCGGCGCCGCTAGGACGACAGTCGCCATGA
- the RPA12 gene encoding DNA-directed RNA polymerase I RPA12 (encoded by transcript TGME49_250060~Gene product name based on ToxoDB Community Expert Annotation.~Signal peptide predicted by SignalP 2.0 HMM (probability 0.883) with cleavage site probability 0.225 at residue 31), with amino-acid sequence MPPPRPSSRSLSSDALLLAQAASSLVVPLGADSALSSLLPPESSPCQRLLHQSAQSLDDSVEYFALLHRLGDDAETVAGPAKFIYQGTGFRRASLSPSGAPEASEREDESAQPRRRPADARSLVGVACSQGVSYDWLLALGCLNCGRSVTVADDLLPLLEEEDRLDASAALVCRGCGHHIAPLHGANESDSLVDCMQQSRRRHQAEAADAELNGERKTDVKRENKGANRGDGGELGETANAATASRALTEDGVYLFGQRKQHRLGDFSKRWWQQRFLGERFGERLLEQQLRLVQAFSGAKKGVVCKETCEACGHGEAFFSTFQARSADEGMTVMYECVKCGHRRVFNN; translated from the coding sequence atgcctcctcctcgcccttcttcgcgctcccTTTCGTCGGACGCGCTGCTGCTTGCGCAGGCGGCGTCCTCGCTGGTTGTGCCGCTTGGCGCGGACTCcgcgctttcctctctgctgcctccgGAGTCTTCTCCGTGTCAGCGGTTGCTGCACCAGTCTGCGCAGTCTCTGGACGACTCGGTCGAGTACTTTGCTCTGCTGCACCGTCTaggcgacgacgcagaaaCCGTCGCTGGACCTGCTAAGTTTATCTACCAAGGCACTGGCTTCCGCCGCGCCTCCCTCTCACCTTCGGGTGCCCCCGAGgcgagcgaaagagaggatgAAAGCGCGCAGCCGAGACGCCGTCCAGCAGACGCTCGAAGCCTCGTGGGGGTTGCTTGCTCGCAGGGCGTCTCGTACGACTGGCTGCTTGCTCTCGGATGCCTGAACTGCGGCCGGTCCGTCACTGTCGCTGACGATCTGCTGCCGCTCCTGGAGGAGGAGGATAGGCTCGACGCGTCCGCAGCGCTCGTCTGCAGAGGCTGTGGTCACCACATCGCGCCTCTCCACGGCGCAAATGAGTCGGACTCGCTcgtcgactgcatgcagcaaagtCGCCGAAGGCACCAAGCGGAAGCCGCCGACGCAGAACTCAACGGAGAACGCAAAACAGAtgtgaagagggagaacaaagGCGCAAACaggggagacggaggcgagCTCGGAGAGACGGCAAACGCGGCAACTGCGAGTCGAGCGTTAACCGAAGACGGCGTTTACCTGTTCGGCCAGAGGAAACAGCACAGACTGGGAGACTTCTCGAAGAGATGGTGGCAACAGCGATTCCTCGGCGAGCGATTTGGAGAGCGGCTGCTCGAGCAGCAACTGCGTCTTGTTCAGGCCTTCTCCGGCGCGAAGAAGGGTGTTGTCTGCAAGGAAACCTGTGAGGCTTGTGGGCATGGcgaggccttcttctccaccttccaAGCACGCAGCGCGGACGAAGGAATGACTGTCATGTACGAATGCGTCAAGTGTGGCCATCGGCGCGTCTTCAACAACTGA